A region of Acidisarcina sp. DNA encodes the following proteins:
- a CDS encoding universal stress protein, which produces MVTCATPIAAANAPETGALLYVTDLMHDSDEHLQLACELASSRGLRLELVHVIDLNQTPSRPDAQMGIQHRLDALVRRLKPHKKNVRSVLLFGCPEEVISKRAIDLKASLIAFGAKSAASAEVQWRLVRSVIGKTTCPVLVLSSDLSIKKRKTA; this is translated from the coding sequence ATGGTAACTTGTGCTACCCCAATTGCTGCTGCTAACGCCCCCGAAACCGGAGCGCTGCTTTATGTGACCGATCTGATGCACGACTCGGACGAGCACCTCCAGCTCGCCTGCGAATTGGCAAGCAGCCGAGGCCTCCGTCTTGAGTTGGTTCACGTAATCGATCTGAACCAGACGCCATCCAGACCAGACGCTCAAATGGGCATTCAGCACCGTCTCGACGCACTTGTCCGAAGGCTGAAGCCTCACAAGAAGAATGTCAGATCCGTGCTCCTGTTCGGCTGTCCAGAGGAAGTTATTTCAAAACGAGCGATAGACCTCAAGGCGAGTCTGATCGCATTTGGGGCAAAAAGCGCCGCCTCCGCAGAGGTTCAATGGAGGCTCGTCCGCAGTGTTATTGGCAAGACTACTTGTCCTGTCTTGGTTCTCTCTTCCGATCTTTCTATCAAAAAGCGGAAAACTGCCTAG
- the serB gene encoding phosphoserine phosphatase SerB, translating to MNETVLIHFSGRDKPGLTTSLTAILAEFDACVLDIGQAVVHETLVLGLLIEVPKGASFQPLKSALLAKAGDLQLQVRFTPVSREALQHWIAAQGKDRFIVTILGRAITARHISRVSSIIADHGLNIDSIERLSGRLSLAVHTPKAKACVELRVSGTATAEAAMRAAFLSTAQELTIDIAIQRESIFRRNRRLFAFDMDSTLIQGEVIDELAKMAGVADQVVKITESAMRGEIEFKESFTRRVGLLRGLPQARVEELLGTIPLVEGAEHLITTLKLLGYKTAILSGGFTFFARHLQERLGIDYVFANELDIVDGKVTGEVKTEVVDGAKKAQLLQQIARQENISLEQVVAVGDGANDLPMLSLAGMGIAFRAKPLVRQSADQAVSFLGLDSLLYLIGVRDRDLEGIVASDSHEASQSAQRQ from the coding sequence ATGAACGAGACAGTTCTAATCCATTTCTCCGGCCGCGATAAACCCGGCCTCACGACTTCGCTGACCGCCATTCTGGCTGAATTTGATGCGTGTGTTTTAGATATAGGGCAAGCTGTCGTCCACGAGACTCTGGTGCTCGGGCTACTGATCGAGGTGCCAAAGGGAGCAAGCTTCCAGCCGCTGAAGTCCGCGCTTCTGGCCAAGGCTGGGGATCTGCAACTGCAGGTGCGGTTTACCCCTGTAAGCAGAGAGGCACTGCAACACTGGATTGCGGCTCAGGGCAAAGACCGCTTCATTGTTACCATCCTTGGGCGGGCGATCACAGCGAGACACATTTCACGGGTAAGCTCCATCATCGCGGATCACGGTCTGAACATCGACAGTATCGAGCGTCTCTCCGGGCGGCTGTCGCTTGCGGTACATACTCCGAAGGCGAAGGCCTGCGTGGAATTGCGAGTGAGTGGAACAGCTACTGCAGAGGCAGCGATGCGCGCCGCGTTTCTGTCCACGGCACAGGAACTGACGATCGACATCGCCATCCAGCGCGAAAGCATCTTCCGGCGCAATCGCCGCCTGTTCGCATTCGATATGGACTCTACGCTGATCCAGGGCGAGGTGATTGATGAACTGGCGAAGATGGCAGGCGTTGCCGATCAGGTGGTGAAGATCACCGAATCCGCTATGCGCGGGGAGATCGAATTCAAGGAGAGCTTTACTCGCAGAGTCGGTTTACTGCGAGGATTGCCTCAGGCCCGCGTCGAAGAATTACTTGGCACAATTCCACTGGTGGAAGGCGCAGAACACCTCATCACTACGTTGAAGCTGCTGGGGTATAAGACAGCGATCCTCTCGGGAGGCTTCACCTTCTTTGCCCGGCACCTGCAGGAGCGTCTGGGGATTGACTACGTTTTTGCAAACGAACTGGATATTGTCGATGGCAAAGTCACCGGTGAAGTGAAGACGGAAGTGGTGGACGGAGCAAAGAAGGCGCAACTGCTGCAGCAGATAGCCCGGCAGGAGAACATCTCCCTGGAGCAGGTGGTCGCGGTAGGCGACGGCGCAAACGATCTCCCGATGCTCAGTCTCGCCGGCATGGGGATTGCATTTCGAGCGAAACCACTGGTACGGCAAAGCGCCGACCAGGCTGTGTCCTTCCTTGGACTGGATAGTCTGCTCTACCTGATCGGGGTGCGCGACCGCGATCTGGAGGGGATTGTCGCCTCAGATTCACACGAAGCCTCCCAGAGCGCACAAAGGCAGTAG
- a CDS encoding thioredoxin domain-containing protein: MQLRLSLRTAALTFAVLLPVSSSFVLAQAGGNAKPQSPAPQAPTPQTPSRGSEPISSLEPSGNDANPFPKPDPRNFTADSPTAETVSAFLHESWGYDTQRIWQVQAILKTAVPGVSKVVVLVAQKGAKAQVASLQFFTLPDGKHLIADDVLPFGPKPFAENRKLMQERATGPARGSASKDLLMVEFADFQCPHCKDAQPTIEKLMQEFPNARFVYENYPLVQIHSEAYKAAAYGVCVAKEGGNDAFFKYSAAVYDAQANLTPAGSDEVLKGAVTKAGLDPAKVAACSTSAETRSAIDASTKLAQEMNINQTPTLVVNGRALPLSSVPVETLVQLIHFQATEDGVASAPAK, encoded by the coding sequence ATGCAACTCCGTTTATCCCTCCGTACCGCGGCGCTAACGTTTGCGGTTCTGCTGCCGGTCTCGTCGTCGTTTGTGCTGGCGCAGGCAGGTGGTAATGCAAAGCCACAGAGTCCGGCTCCGCAGGCGCCTACACCGCAAACTCCCAGCCGGGGCTCCGAGCCGATCTCTTCACTCGAGCCCTCTGGCAATGATGCGAATCCTTTCCCCAAGCCCGACCCGCGAAACTTTACCGCAGACAGCCCAACAGCGGAGACGGTCAGCGCGTTTCTCCATGAGTCGTGGGGATACGATACGCAGCGCATCTGGCAGGTTCAGGCAATCCTGAAGACCGCAGTACCCGGAGTGAGCAAGGTGGTCGTGCTGGTCGCGCAGAAGGGGGCAAAGGCGCAGGTGGCTTCGCTTCAATTCTTTACCCTGCCGGACGGAAAGCACCTGATTGCCGATGACGTGCTGCCTTTCGGCCCCAAGCCATTTGCAGAGAACCGCAAGCTGATGCAGGAACGTGCAACTGGCCCGGCACGCGGGTCTGCATCGAAGGACCTGCTGATGGTTGAATTCGCCGATTTCCAGTGCCCGCATTGCAAGGACGCGCAGCCAACGATTGAAAAGCTGATGCAGGAGTTTCCCAACGCGCGCTTTGTCTACGAAAACTACCCACTGGTGCAGATTCACAGCGAAGCCTATAAGGCGGCGGCATACGGCGTATGCGTGGCCAAGGAAGGCGGGAACGACGCCTTCTTTAAGTACTCCGCAGCGGTCTATGATGCGCAGGCGAATCTGACCCCGGCCGGATCTGACGAAGTGCTCAAGGGTGCCGTGACCAAGGCGGGGCTGGATCCTGCCAAGGTGGCAGCGTGCTCCACGTCGGCGGAAACCCGGAGCGCGATAGACGCATCCACCAAGCTGGCGCAGGAGATGAACATCAATCAGACTCCAACGCTTGTCGTGAATGGCCGCGCGCTTCCTCTCTCCAGCGTGCCGGTCGAGACTCTTGTCCAGTTGATCCACTTCCAGGCTACGGAAGACGGAGTTGCATCGGCTCCGGCGAAATAA
- a CDS encoding rubrerythrin family protein, translating into MQTAFNGESNAHARYLAFALQADTEGYGQVASLFRAAARAEEIHAANHAAVIQKMGAVPQAKVLAPEVKTTRENLQAAIKGETYERDTMYPDFLKQARIDRNRDAIKSLNYAKAAEAEHAKLYTEALASLDRLKGSKSMTFYVCPKCGYTTNNANLAKCPTCFTPKEKFERVA; encoded by the coding sequence ATGCAGACAGCCTTCAACGGAGAAAGCAACGCACATGCACGCTATCTGGCGTTTGCACTGCAAGCCGATACCGAAGGTTATGGCCAGGTAGCGAGCCTTTTCCGTGCAGCAGCAAGAGCGGAAGAGATACACGCCGCAAACCATGCAGCCGTCATTCAAAAGATGGGCGCGGTACCTCAGGCGAAGGTCCTGGCGCCAGAGGTGAAAACCACTCGCGAGAACTTGCAGGCCGCGATCAAGGGCGAGACCTACGAACGCGACACGATGTACCCCGATTTCCTTAAACAGGCGCGGATCGATCGCAATCGAGATGCGATCAAGAGCCTCAATTATGCAAAGGCCGCCGAGGCGGAACACGCGAAACTCTATACCGAAGCTCTTGCCAGTCTGGACCGGCTCAAAGGATCCAAGAGCATGACGTTCTACGTCTGCCCAAAGTGTGGCTACACCACGAACAATGCGAACCTGGCGAAATGTCCTACCTGCTTCACCCCGAAGGAGAAATTCGAACGTGTCGCTTGA
- a CDS encoding DUF2231 domain-containing protein — MLPHMPSWDLLHPLIIHFPIALLFLSPLFLAISAAVPPRKSRPYLVSAILILLLGTGSLFLSASTGKAAGELADRDGAVNAVLETHERLASETKVVFLGLSTILLGMFALPRALKRQESRLFSTLLPLAFLVLYSAGLLFLVKTAHAGGRLVHEFGVHALLPASDSQATVAPVGENDSTAVGKEE, encoded by the coding sequence ATGTTGCCACATATGCCCAGTTGGGACTTATTGCATCCGTTAATTATTCACTTTCCGATTGCGCTTCTTTTCTTAAGCCCTCTGTTTCTGGCTATCAGCGCAGCGGTGCCGCCGCGGAAGAGCAGACCCTATCTAGTCTCGGCGATCCTCATATTGTTGCTGGGAACCGGGAGCCTGTTTCTATCCGCCTCAACGGGCAAGGCGGCGGGCGAACTGGCAGACCGGGATGGCGCGGTGAACGCTGTGCTCGAAACCCATGAAAGACTTGCCTCGGAAACAAAGGTCGTCTTCCTGGGGCTGTCTACTATTTTGCTGGGAATGTTTGCCCTTCCGCGCGCTCTCAAGCGGCAGGAGAGCAGGCTCTTTTCAACCCTCTTGCCGCTTGCATTTCTGGTTCTGTACTCTGCCGGCCTGCTGTTTCTAGTCAAGACCGCGCATGCTGGTGGCCGGCTGGTGCACGAGTTTGGCGTACATGCCCTGCTTCCAGCATCGGATAGTCAGGCTACCGTTGCACCGGTTGGAGAAAATGATTCCACCGCCGTCGGCAAGGAAGAATAG
- a CDS encoding uroporphyrinogen-III synthase — MLETNFNGLRVLALENRRAKEVAMLIRSAGGVPTVVPVMREIPLDSNEAAFSFAQALLAGQFDVVLFLTGVGARILFAAVESRFSREDFLQALKQTRVAVRGPKPVAVLRELGVTADIVSQEPSTWRELLVALDTAYPTGMSGLRIAIQEYGAVNSQLLEGLAQRGAQVTRVPVYQWALPEDLDEMRATIRALERGEFDVLLFLTGVQALHLLQVADEMGQRQALLESLKRIVIVSVGPSTNEELARQGISPDFQPSHPRMGILVNEAAKVAQSLLERKRSSSNTKD; from the coding sequence ATGCTGGAGACAAATTTTAACGGATTGCGCGTTCTTGCTTTGGAAAACCGGCGCGCCAAAGAAGTTGCGATGCTGATCCGATCCGCGGGAGGCGTGCCCACGGTTGTTCCCGTGATGCGCGAGATTCCATTGGACTCGAACGAGGCGGCGTTTTCCTTTGCACAGGCGCTGCTTGCGGGCCAATTCGATGTCGTGCTGTTTCTCACCGGCGTGGGAGCCCGGATACTCTTTGCTGCGGTAGAGAGCCGGTTCTCGCGCGAAGATTTTCTCCAGGCATTGAAGCAGACCCGTGTTGCCGTGCGCGGCCCCAAGCCGGTTGCCGTTTTACGGGAGCTTGGCGTTACCGCCGATATTGTCAGTCAGGAGCCAAGCACATGGCGAGAGTTGCTGGTCGCACTGGATACTGCGTATCCAACAGGCATGAGCGGCCTTCGGATCGCGATCCAGGAGTATGGTGCGGTGAATTCGCAGCTTCTGGAGGGACTCGCGCAGCGCGGTGCGCAGGTCACCCGAGTTCCCGTCTATCAATGGGCTCTGCCCGAAGACCTGGATGAAATGCGAGCGACCATCCGCGCTCTTGAACGCGGCGAGTTCGATGTCTTGCTTTTCCTCACCGGCGTTCAAGCTTTGCATCTGTTACAAGTAGCGGACGAAATGGGCCAGCGCCAGGCTTTGCTCGAAAGTCTCAAGCGGATAGTTATTGTTTCCGTCGGACCGAGTACGAATGAGGAATTGGCACGACAGGGTATCTCGCCAGACTTTCAGCCCTCGCACCCCAGGATGGGGATTCTCGTGAACGAAGCTGCTAAGGTAGCGCAATCGCTGCTCGAAAGAAAACGGTCGTCCTCCAACACGAAGGACTGA
- a CDS encoding NAD+ synthase has translation MKIALAQINPTVGDFDGNTAKILAFTKRAVDSGAGLVLFPELSVCGYPPADLLEKTSFVARAQEAVDEIAAATARDGIAVLCGYVTPAPAESGKHVLNSAAMLRNGRVEFVQSKTLLPFYDVFDEQRYFAPADVRRLYPFGNENLAVTICEDAWNDKYFWQNRLYQHDPVEELMQAGGSLILNISASPYWRGKRQVRLEMLSAIARRHRRPVLMVNQVGGNDSLIFDGTSLAIAADGTLIAQAKSFEEDLLVVDMAEQSESPALDGNEVAAVYDALVLGTRDYIRKCSFSKALVGLSGGIDSALVATIAVDALGAENVVGIGMPSPYSSQGSVDDSRQLAANLGIRFETIGINQLFAEFNRSLAPLFAGCKPDITEENIQSRIRGSLLMALSNKFSSLVLTTGNKSEMSVGYCTLYGDMVGALAVIGDVMKTHVYELCRYVNRNGERIPQAILEKPPSAELRPDQKDTDSLPPYDVLDPILEGYVERYETPEEIAAAHRISLDVVRRVVKLVERSEYKRQQAAPVLKVTQKSFGMGRRFPITVKVQV, from the coding sequence GTGAAGATCGCTCTTGCCCAGATAAACCCCACTGTTGGTGATTTTGACGGTAATACGGCGAAGATACTCGCCTTTACAAAGCGTGCCGTGGATAGCGGAGCCGGGCTGGTTCTGTTCCCCGAGCTCTCCGTCTGCGGCTATCCTCCGGCAGATCTGCTGGAGAAGACCTCCTTTGTAGCCCGCGCGCAAGAGGCTGTGGATGAGATTGCCGCGGCAACGGCCAGGGATGGAATCGCTGTCCTTTGCGGTTACGTGACGCCCGCGCCCGCGGAGAGCGGCAAGCATGTGCTCAACTCCGCCGCGATGCTCCGCAACGGACGCGTGGAGTTCGTCCAATCCAAGACGCTTTTGCCCTTTTACGACGTGTTCGATGAGCAGAGATACTTTGCCCCGGCGGACGTACGGCGGCTCTACCCCTTCGGCAACGAAAACCTCGCGGTTACGATCTGCGAAGACGCATGGAACGATAAATACTTCTGGCAGAACCGGCTTTACCAGCACGATCCAGTGGAAGAGTTGATGCAGGCGGGAGGATCGCTGATCCTCAACATCTCCGCGTCCCCTTATTGGCGAGGCAAGCGTCAGGTACGCCTGGAGATGCTCTCCGCAATTGCCCGGCGGCACCGCAGGCCGGTTCTCATGGTGAACCAGGTTGGCGGCAACGATAGCCTGATCTTCGACGGCACCAGCCTGGCGATTGCTGCGGATGGAACTTTGATTGCCCAGGCAAAATCCTTTGAAGAAGATCTGCTGGTAGTGGATATGGCAGAGCAATCCGAGTCTCCCGCGCTGGATGGTAACGAAGTCGCAGCGGTTTACGATGCGCTGGTGCTGGGAACCCGCGACTACATTCGCAAGTGCAGCTTTTCAAAGGCGCTGGTGGGGCTGAGCGGTGGAATCGACTCCGCGCTGGTAGCGACGATTGCAGTGGATGCGCTGGGTGCGGAAAATGTCGTCGGCATCGGCATGCCGAGTCCATATTCCTCGCAGGGATCGGTGGACGATAGCCGTCAGCTTGCGGCAAATCTCGGGATACGCTTTGAAACAATCGGAATCAACCAGCTCTTTGCGGAGTTCAACCGGTCACTCGCTCCGCTCTTTGCTGGGTGCAAGCCCGACATCACGGAAGAGAATATTCAGTCACGCATTCGCGGCAGCTTGCTGATGGCGCTGTCCAATAAGTTTTCGTCGCTGGTGCTCACCACGGGGAACAAGTCGGAGATGTCCGTGGGCTACTGCACCCTCTACGGCGATATGGTTGGTGCTCTCGCGGTGATCGGCGACGTAATGAAGACGCATGTGTATGAACTCTGCCGATACGTTAACCGCAACGGGGAGCGCATCCCGCAGGCAATCCTTGAAAAGCCGCCCTCGGCGGAGCTGCGTCCGGACCAGAAGGATACCGACTCGCTTCCTCCCTACGATGTGCTGGACCCGATTCTGGAGGGCTACGTGGAGCGCTACGAGACACCCGAGGAGATTGCGGCCGCGCATCGCATAAGCCTGGACGTTGTGCGCCGAGTTGTTAAGCTGGTGGAGAGAAGTGAATACAAGCGCCAGCAGGCGGCGCCGGTCTTGAAAGTCACGCAAAAATCCTTTGGCATGGGCCGCCGTTTTCCCATTACCGTCAAGGTTCAGGTATAA
- a CDS encoding ATP-binding protein, translating into MSASKVAQLELMKAESFRKQQTAFCVLTLFVIAVLLLLHTLFASLLDEPSIWIILLLGCSFSVKVIELAWLQGRTEGISEETARRETALSITGLFILSASLIFLTNHDDAPYLVLLVIPILQCAFCFGLVPTIVTIVTAIGMIFYWLWHFFTLHPPQQPSEYLEGGMISIIFALVGVIVWFLVHQRIQQQAMLSDNIAELEATREKLAVEERLAAVGRLAGGIAHEIRNPVAMISSSLTTAANPEVRNTDREAMLQIAAKEAERLERLTTDFLSYARPNDPKRISTLVSDLFAYTADVVKAYASARSIKVTWSAAETTPIQVDPSQVQQALLNLVLNGIDATDSPGAVVLRADRTGRLIQIDVQNTGARIPDSDLSHIFEPFYSTKPTGTGLGLSIAHCIAQAHGGDLWVSRNEEGSVTFSMTLADASGAQPE; encoded by the coding sequence ATGTCAGCCTCTAAGGTCGCGCAACTGGAACTCATGAAGGCCGAGTCGTTCCGCAAGCAGCAGACGGCCTTCTGCGTCCTCACCCTTTTTGTCATTGCAGTTTTACTGCTGCTGCACACCCTCTTTGCTTCCCTGCTCGACGAGCCGTCGATATGGATCATCCTGTTGCTCGGCTGCAGCTTCTCCGTAAAAGTGATCGAACTTGCCTGGCTGCAAGGTCGAACCGAGGGAATCTCGGAAGAGACGGCAAGGCGGGAGACAGCCCTGTCGATCACGGGCTTATTTATCCTTTCCGCATCCCTCATCTTTCTTACGAATCATGACGACGCACCGTACCTGGTGCTGCTGGTGATTCCGATTCTGCAGTGTGCGTTTTGTTTTGGGTTGGTGCCCACCATAGTTACGATCGTCACAGCAATTGGAATGATCTTCTACTGGTTGTGGCATTTCTTTACTCTGCATCCTCCCCAACAGCCTTCCGAGTATCTGGAAGGAGGCATGATCTCGATCATCTTTGCCCTGGTCGGGGTCATCGTGTGGTTTCTCGTCCATCAACGAATCCAGCAACAAGCTATGCTCTCCGACAACATTGCGGAGTTGGAGGCCACGCGGGAGAAGCTTGCGGTTGAGGAAAGGCTGGCCGCAGTTGGCAGGCTTGCCGGCGGCATCGCTCACGAGATTCGCAACCCGGTCGCGATGATCTCCAGTTCTCTGACCACAGCCGCCAACCCCGAGGTGCGCAACACGGATCGTGAAGCGATGCTGCAGATCGCGGCAAAAGAGGCGGAACGGCTAGAGCGGCTGACGACTGATTTCTTGAGTTATGCGCGGCCCAATGATCCGAAACGCATCTCCACACTTGTCAGCGATCTCTTTGCCTACACTGCAGATGTGGTGAAAGCTTATGCATCGGCCAGGTCTATCAAGGTTACCTGGTCTGCCGCCGAGACCACTCCGATCCAGGTCGATCCGTCACAGGTGCAGCAGGCATTGCTGAACCTGGTGTTGAACGGAATTGACGCCACCGATTCGCCGGGAGCGGTCGTCCTGAGAGCGGACAGGACAGGAAGGCTCATCCAGATAGACGTACAGAATACGGGTGCGCGTATTCCGGATTCGGATCTTTCCCATATTTTTGAGCCGTTCTACAGCACCAAGCCGACTGGCACAGGACTGGGACTCTCTATTGCCCACTGTATCGCCCAGGCCCACGGAGGCGATCTATGGGTTAGCAGAAATGAAGAAGGAAGCGTAACTTTCTCGATGACGCTTGCGGACGCATCTGGTGCACAGCCGGAGTAG
- a CDS encoding sigma-54 dependent transcriptional regulator, whose product MGKVLIVDDEPSMRRILATNLRMDSHVVVEASGVLEAKAILEREEFDVILTDQRMPDGDGLDVLQASQQDDPTTSVIFLTAVGTLELAVTSMRQGAFDFLTKPFVPDTVRAAVKRACERTALLRENAVLKTAVLKLEGPDQIFGDSPSIQAVRETIARVAPMDTTVLITGETGTGKELVARAIHRNSRRADRPFIAINCASVTETLLESELFGHERGAFTGADKVRAGLFEAAHEGTLFLDEVGELSPAAQAKLLRVLADGEIQRVGSTRTRHVDVRVLAATLRNLKDRVREGLFREDLYYRLAVLPIHLPPLRDRSEDIAGLCNILSASIAQEMKVARRSVSQAAIDKLRQYPFPGNIRELRNLLERAYILGQHGDLQPEDFPLNVANLAAQKEEVHWDVDQLAARLPEHLDLREVLSQIEIALIERALSATGGVQAEAARRLSLSRSDLGYKVAKYALSNR is encoded by the coding sequence ATGGGCAAAGTATTGATTGTCGATGACGAACCAAGCATGCGGCGAATTCTGGCCACCAATCTGCGGATGGATTCTCATGTGGTGGTCGAGGCATCGGGCGTGCTGGAGGCAAAGGCCATCCTGGAACGGGAAGAGTTCGACGTCATACTTACGGATCAACGCATGCCTGACGGCGACGGGCTCGATGTTCTTCAAGCTTCGCAGCAGGACGATCCGACCACTTCCGTAATCTTTCTGACAGCGGTCGGCACATTAGAACTTGCAGTGACCAGCATGCGTCAGGGCGCCTTCGATTTCCTTACCAAGCCATTTGTTCCGGATACGGTGAGAGCAGCGGTGAAACGAGCCTGTGAGCGCACAGCACTCTTACGCGAAAACGCCGTGCTCAAGACCGCTGTACTGAAGCTCGAAGGCCCGGATCAAATCTTCGGAGATAGCCCGTCAATCCAAGCAGTGCGGGAGACAATCGCGCGTGTCGCTCCCATGGATACAACCGTTTTGATCACCGGCGAGACGGGCACGGGCAAGGAGCTCGTAGCCCGCGCCATACATCGAAATAGTCGAAGAGCAGACAGGCCGTTTATCGCCATCAATTGTGCCTCTGTCACGGAGACTCTGCTGGAGAGCGAGCTCTTTGGCCATGAGCGGGGAGCATTCACAGGCGCCGACAAGGTTCGAGCCGGACTCTTTGAAGCCGCTCACGAAGGAACGCTATTTCTCGATGAGGTGGGCGAACTTTCTCCAGCGGCCCAGGCAAAGCTCCTCAGAGTTCTCGCCGATGGCGAGATTCAGCGCGTTGGCTCGACCAGAACCCGGCACGTTGATGTTCGGGTTTTGGCAGCGACGCTCAGAAATCTCAAGGACCGGGTGCGAGAAGGTTTGTTTCGCGAGGACCTGTACTATCGCCTTGCGGTCTTGCCCATCCATCTTCCTCCATTGCGCGATCGGAGTGAAGATATCGCTGGCTTATGCAACATTCTCTCTGCAAGCATTGCGCAGGAGATGAAGGTTGCCCGGCGAAGCGTGAGTCAAGCTGCGATCGACAAGCTGCGGCAGTATCCCTTCCCCGGAAATATTCGGGAGCTGCGCAACCTGCTCGAACGCGCCTATATCCTCGGGCAGCACGGAGACCTGCAACCGGAAGACTTCCCGTTAAATGTTGCCAACCTAGCCGCGCAGAAAGAGGAGGTGCATTGGGATGTCGATCAACTTGCCGCTCGTTTACCCGAGCATCTCGATCTTCGCGAGGTACTATCGCAAATAGAAATTGCATTGATCGAGCGAGCCCTCAGCGCAACCGGCGGGGTACAGGCGGAAGCTGCGCGTCGCCTGAGTCTCTCCCGCAGTGACCTGGGCTATAAAGTCGCGAAGTACGCTTTAAGCAACCGATGA